GTGTCTATGGGTTTGCATGGTGTCATACAATCCATACGGTTTGTTCTCTTCTGTGTGTAAAATTGCTTCTACCTCAGGTATTCCGCTACATCACATGGGCAGATAGTTGATAATTTCTTGAAGAAAGTGAAGATGCCATACGATCAAGTTCTGGAAATTATTGGTGTCGATACAGGGCCTCTTCAGGTATTACATTTTGTTGGTGAGCAATTTTGGAGTTTCTTCTAGGAGAGAGCATGTCAGACAAACAGCACAATTGTCTGAGCATTGATTATGTCATTATGTCAGCGTGTGCTGATTGTGTGATTTTGTCAGCGTCGTGCCGCATCACACAATCAATAGTGATAAACTGATTATTCCATGTTTCCTTGATGGCATCTAATTTTACCTCCTGGATGCTTAATCACCTTCCACTGATTAATACAGCGCCGCTTTGGACAAGAAACCTAGCCAACCAACCCTTTCCTTTCTTGTCTGCCTGCCTTGCCTAGTGGCCTTAGTCAAGTTCAGAACTTCGTAAAATGAACTGTTTTGGCATGATATAGCTACAACCTACAATTGAAATTTCATATAGGAGTGTTTTATATGATAAGTTTGTTGAATATGGTGCAGTATGTTGATGTTCCTGGATTCTTATTCATTTGTTTTGTCATTTGGTTAAAGGAAACTCTACGTGATGGTAAAATAAGCAATTCTAGCAGGGAACAAATTACATGGTTGGAGCAATCTCTAGCACTGACAAGCAGTAACTGGTAAATATTTATTACTGGTCAAGTATACCTGTTTAGAGATAATTCTGTTTATTATTATCTAAGGAAGAACTTATTCTTGTCTATATGCTAGTTCCCCCTCTAATCCAGGCTGTATTATTAATTTGCTTTAATGTTCCGGAAAAGAAATGCAAAtgctcccaagtcccaacatgcatatatgctcGTTGTGAATGGAttgtataataaaataaataaaccgTCCTGTTTTTCAATTCATAGTCAGTATCATCCTTAAATTTCTATAGCAAGATACCAAATATGAttgtataataaaataaataaaccgTCCTGTTTTTCAATTCATAGTCAGTGTCATCCTTAAATTTCTATAGCAAGATACCAGATATGAttgtataataaaataaataaaccgTCCTGTTTTTCAACTCATAGTCAGCATCATCCTTAAATTTCTATAGCAAGATACCAAATAtctctttttgaaaaaaaatactagacAATTACTCACGTGTCATGGCTATTACCTCTTATGCATATACATTGGTATAGAAGTCGTAATGACTAACCTTTTTTTAAGCCAGGAAAATAGTTGTTGGGTATGATTCATTAGTTATTTGCAATGAGGTGCACGCAGCAGAAACAACAAAGTTCTATGAGCCTCTTCGGcgtatttttgaaaaatatgcAGTGGTAATTCCTTTTTTGGGGGCAGAAGTGATAGTTCATATTCTCTCTGTTGATGAACACTTCACGTTCATGATTTCTTATTCTCAACTCATTGGTGTACAGAATGCATACCTCAGCACAGGAGGTTTTTGTGGACACTTCCATCAAGATAATTCAATGTTGTATATTCGAAATCCCAGACCTggttaccaaacaaatttAGATGGTTTCCTCTTGCATACATTGAGCTCTTTAGGGATGGTAAGTTTATGGCATTATGCTGACACTTCCTCCTTTCTCTGAATATCAGTCTGAAGCGATGGAATTTGCTTGTAACTTGTTTGTTGCGTGTCTTAATTTGTCAGGAATCCCTGTTCATAAACTTAGAAGGCGAGGTTGTTCAAAGATCTGTAGTCCACCAGCAAGGAAGGGGGTTCATGTAGTCAACAATGCTGAAATGCCGATTCTGTTTTCAGTAATGCTACAATCGTATTCAATTCATTTTCACTTGTTTCTACTGAACTTTGAGTCCTATCCCCTTGACGAATTataattttgtttcattaCATATCAAGTGTGCCTAGGTATGCAAGATCTAAAAGCAGGACATATGCGGGATCTCGCTTGCATCCCGAAGTGTACCACTAATGAATGTGAATTACATACTTAGATTATTAATTACCAAAACACAAGTATATGGTTAGTAGATTTTATTTGCTCATTTGTCGATAATGTATCCGTTTCTCTCACTCAAATATCAACATGATAAATGGGTGTTCCAGCAGCTTTGGGGATTTAGGTACTCCCtttgtcccatattaaatgactttatattacatgtatctagatgctttttaggcacagatacatccatatttggacaaatttgagtcacttaatgtgagacggagggagtataactttGTCACTGCAGAACTGACTCCTTGACTCGTTGTACTACACGGAAGAATTCTGAATCCAACCCAAAATGGATATTACCACTTGGTCTCTGGTTGagaatttcagaattcaaatgcagcaaagatttcATTCTCCATCATTCGAAAACAGTACCAACAATTAGGGGTGTAATTGGAACGGATCGTCGAGATCTTCTAAACTGTTTTTGTTTATATGTTTtcacatatattttttggatTCGGAGTGGCTAGTGCCAGATAGGCGGAGTCGGATCAAGTCGGTCATGAATGTAGGATGGATAGCTATTGAATATGGTACGATAATGAATATTTAATCAGAAATTGCATAAAAGAGTAACATAAATAATGTTCATTAAACATCACTTATCAAGACAAGAACAAATTCTttctaaaacaaaatttcaaGGGCAGGCAGCCGGCGGTGGTCCAGGAAAGGCAGCCGACGATGGTGGAGGGCGGGCGGCGAGATTCTCCCTGGCTATGAATGATTGAAGTCAGGTAGGGGGTTTTCTGTAAAAGTGGGTTTAATTGGCTGGTTAGTACCCACGTTTCATATGTGCCGTCTATCATGGATCCAACGGCTCATGAACAAAGTTTGCACATTTGCACCAAATAACTATTTTCATTGGATACGTTACGAACAATAAAATACTCCGTTTTCTCTATTATTAGCGCGCTGGACTTACACCATCGTCAAAATCCATATTGTTGTTAGGGCCCATACGAGACTTCCTAGTCGATGTTGAGATTCCCGTCTCTCTTATGCCAAGATGGGCCGTACCAAACTTGTTGAACTTGACTCTGTGGGTTCCCAAACAAGTCTTGGAGCTCCCTagagtttttcctttttgagttTACTCAAATGCGGTTGAAATGACTTGCACACCGTTGGGGTATTTAAGTCTTAAAGTGTATGACAAAGGACCATGTATGCTCTCTTGAGGGATGAGAAATGGAGGTTAAAAGGGTAAGTTAAACTATCCCAAGGTTCTCTCACTTCTCCTTATTGCACTTTTGCATTTAggtctttttttcttcatctaGGTCCTTTCTTCACTCGTTTAGACCTTGTTTGGaattagtgtattttttagtcactagtgttttgATATTTGAGGGTTTGGGTGTTCAGCCAAAACTCTAAAAAAACCAAAGCACTagtgttttaaaaaaaaaaactagtatGAGAAGTGTTCTAGTTTGGTACAAAACTAGAGTGTTTTGTGGGAAAAACTAGGAATAATCCCCTCTAATTATTTCCTACCAAACAAACATTGAGATTTCTAGTGTGTTTTTGGGAAAGAATAATAtttaaaaaacataaaaaacactagtgccaAATAAGACCTTACGTGGCATGAATAATCCTCGTTAGAGAACAATGATGAGTTCAGGCCTCCTTCCTTGCACACACACCACTACCATCATCTTaattcctttttgttttcggTTTAGGCCCTCCACCCTCCTACTCCTCGATACTCATGCTGGACGAAGCAATCAAGTGAACGGCCGGGATAGACGACGGCGTACGTCATGCGGCCGGCCGCAAACCCGCCGGCACAACAGTGAAGACGCATACACGTATAATtggcaaagaaacaaaagcaaTAATCCCTCACGCGTGAAATTAAATGCGGATCGAGATCTCCTAGACCTAGTATCTGTATCTTTTCCCTTGCTCAGCATACACCAAGTGATTAATATATCCACGTGGACAAAATTAATTATTTCTCTATTTTTGAGAGGGTGAAATATTATTTACCACCATGCACTGGGCACACTAAAAACAGCTGTGGTTTTTGGTACCGCAAAACCAGCGGCGCGGGACACCACCGTATAGCCGCGTAAATATAAGCAGTTTCACCGAGAGTCAATGAGTCATcatctataaaaaaaaagccctGACGACTGGGAGGCACGTACACGCGTCCGACCTCTGAGCAGATCAGAGCCCAGCAACTAGCTAGAGATTGTTCTTAATTTCTTCGTTGTATTGGATCAATGGCAGACGAAGGCGGCAGCAAGtggtcaaacttcttaaagaaTTTCTGTGTCTCGATCCCATTGGTAAGGACACAccatcatccatccatccatccacaaGTATTGTTGCATGAATATTTGTCTAAATCGCAGCTATGTTTACTTGTTTACTGTAATTTTTCTTTCAACTCCATGGTTTTGTTTTGTGTCGACGTCGCATAGCTCGTATGTATCATTGTATCTATACTTTTTCTGGGCAGAAACGTAGATTTTTTTGGCAATACGATGAGTTGGAATCCAGATCTCCACTTAATGGTCGGCTAGTATTTACAGTAATTTCTAAAGGAAGGAAACTTCCATACATGTTTATACAGCAATGCATGGCGACATCCCTTGTCGAATACACAATGTTTCTGCAGTTTCTATCTAATCTTCTACATATTCCAAACATGTAGCGATCCATATGGGCAGAAAGTTCATCCCGGTGTTTGTACCTTTTGCTTTTCAGATCGAGCAGTGAGTATACGTAGATCTATAAGTTTTTCCTGTTATCTTGTAAACCAATGGACGGATCAAGTCTATATGTGGAAACTAGGAGAATACATCTTCTTTGTTGTATGTTCATATATTGTTTTTCACCTGGCCATGGATTTCACGACACGTGGCGCTCGGTAGAACCATTTGAAACTCGGCTTGTATTTACGGGGCTAACGGTCGATTGATATTTATAATGGTTTTCTAGAAAAGATATATGTATGTCTTTGTAACACGTGGCAACTTATAGCACCTTGTATTTTCGTTATGCGAGTAATGAAAAGGGGAAAGGCCCAGTTTTACAAAAAACACGTGGCAACACCGACCGTTGTCCCtctattagaaaaaaaaacgttgtCCGCCAACCTTATATAGACTAATTTTGTAAATGTGtggtttcttttttgtctTCTACTTGCTCGAAACACGTTATAACTTCGATTGTGTATAAATTAACTTGCCTTGCTTTTATGTAGTGCGTGCGCCACCCATGTCGCATTCATGGCAACACCGTTTAAATTTTTATTCGTGCAATTCTAATTTTATCTTCTACAAACTCAAGACATGTTGCGACCATCTGTATGAATTAGTGTGAAGCTTCGTATTCCCGAGaaagtaaataaaaaaaatgtagaagCAAGAATTTCGTCCAAATTAACCATTATTATTATagcatatacatatatatggaaATTATTTATTATCATTATTATACGTATATACGAGAGattctcaaagaaaaatgcGCAATATATTATTATTAATTGTGGTGATATTCCCCACGTGTCCATGCATATGCAGGTGGTACACGGAGCCCTGGTCATTGGACTCAGTCTCGCCTACTGTTTCTTCTCGTGGCACATACTCGAAGCCacgagcggcgccgccgccagcgccatgGACGCGGCGTTGGCGCACGTTGCCGGCGGCATGCGGCCTCTCCTCGAAGCCAACCGCTcggccctcgccgtcgccaaTGCGCTGCCGCCGATCACCACCAACCAATCTTCGTTATCTTACGTAAGTAATTAATAACATTCCCCTTTTGTATGCAGTATATGTATTCTTGCTTAATTTTTCATCGGCATTAATTTCAGTGAGAGATCTTCGAGATCTTCCTTTCCTATACAAAGGAAATATATTATGCTAGTATATGTACCGAGATCTTTTTAATTAGTTTGTTGATTAATTATTTTaggtaaaaaaatatttgatcATTAATTCATTTGCTGTGCgtgcaaacaaaaataattggCATTTAGGGAGATTGTGTGCTGTTTAATGTTTTATATGAGAAATATTCCCCGTCCATATATggaacatatatatacacaaaatTAAATACTCTTATACTAGCTTCTAGACCGTGCAAAAATAAGTAATTGGTGCGATCAAAACAATTTTAATATTTACCAATACTGTAATACTGACGTATATTCTTGTAATTAAATAAAGAGTTACCGACGTACGTCCGTATATGTACACGCTGCTGCTGTGTTGTTATCACCTGTCACGTACGTACTGTTCATGGCCTTCGCCATGCAGACAAAAACAAttggcatatgcatgcatgcagggagCATGTGTACTGTTTAATTTCTGAAATATTAACCCGTCCATATATGGAGTATACATATACAAAAAATTAAATACTCTTGTAGTACTAGCTTCTACACCTTCTAGACCGTGCAAAAACAAGCATTTGGTGCAATCAAAACAATTTATATTTACGAATACTGAATTACTGATGTATattcctgtaaaaaaaattactaacGTATATACACATGCTGCTGTGCACATTTTGTGACCTGTCTGTCACGTACTGCCAGGTGGGAACAACGCTGTTCACGGCCTTTGCCATGCAGCCGGCGGTGGCCGAGATGTCATACTACGCGGGCCCCGACGGTGCCGCCGCCTTCACGTACTACCGCGCCGCGGACGGGCAGCCGAGGGCCATgttcgccggcgggcgccggagATGGTTCACCCAGGCCGCCGACCCGGACACCGGCCGACTCGTGGGGCCCGCTTCGCCGGTGGCCAGGCCCCACCACCTGCCCAATTACACGGCACGACTGATCACCGACATCAAGGCCGGCTCCCCCCGGGCGTCTCTCGGGGCCGGGTGGGCCCGCCCGGGCGTCCGGATGGTGGTCTTCTCCGCGCAGGCCGCCGGCGGAGTGGTCTCCGCCGATGTCCCCATCGACGACGTcgtgctcgccggcgccgccgccgcggcccggaTCACGTCCGGCTTCCGCCTCTTGCACGTGTACTACGCGCTCAGCGACAGCCgcggcgcgccgccgtcggctgGCTATCGGTCTCTTGTCCTGGAGAGTCGCAGCCATAGCgcggaggagatggagggCTTGTTCGAGAAGGTCAGGTGCACCGCGTCCGCCATTGACGCGCCCAAGCTCGAGCTCCACGACGTCGGGCCCCACACGTACAGTGTCGCCTGCACCAACTTCAACGTCTCCGGCGTCAACCTGGTACGTGCCAGGTACATGTGCATGTGCATACTTGTACACAAAATATTCCACGAACTAGCGGGTAACCAACGTATTGCGCGGCTAGAATTGTATAAtgaaatgatattttttatgtatttacatttttttctaaTACTTTCATATTGTATGCAATTTAGATTTACAGTATTTGGAGTAGTTTAATGTTCTTTGAAATATTTGACTTGTTATAATTTTTACCCACCAAaatatatagtttttttttctatagatCTTCCGAATGATAAGAGTGAATGTTCCCAATGCTTAGATTGGTTTAATTAGTATAGAGTTTTATCTTATTAACATTGTTTGCATATAAAAGTGGTGTAGAGGTAacatgtgtttttttgttgcatttcaATTTGTATGAAATTCTTTTATTTAGAAGATCGGCCAGGGAAACTGAAACGATGTAATTTCATAAATCAAGCCTCTGTCGGGAGGAGTAATTTATTGAAGATTAgtcttttttgagaatttgaAGATTAGTTAGTCACTACATGTTTTACTAAGAGATGAGGCCCTCGTATCAGCGTAGAGTATGGTTGCTACGCTAGCACGCTCTGCTAGGACTGATAAATTTTTTGCATGTATCCCCAAGTTTcttatttttaaaatatttaatttgcAAGACTCGATAGATTCGGTTTTCCACTTCATTCTTCACCTAGCCTTTGTCGTGCCACCCTCCGCCTTCGTCTCTTTGATTCTCATTGTAATACGACTACTCTCGCCTCCCAGCCGGTTGACGGCTTTCGTGTATTAGCCGCTGCCCGCTTGTTGCATTTAAATTTGTGTCGCaactttttattttagataatTTAATAAGTTTTTTTCGTATGGATAATGCTGTAATCATTTCTTTTTATCTAGCATAATTTGTTTCTATTGGGCCCGTCAGCTGTTGGCCTGTACAACTTTtatgaacttttttttgccGATGAACACACAGTATCTCTGTTATTTTGTCGTGTATCTTGATAATATAAGATTATCCGGATACGGCGCGAAGGCCGCATATCGTCATTTGATATGATGATATGCCCGTACGGCACGATAGGTATTTCTTCTGGTCTAGGGTTGTAGTGTGTCTTGAAATGATCAGGGTTGTATCGCTGGTTTTGATGTGGCCTACCTATATTAGCTAGTATTGTCATTTGTCATTTTGGATGGTTGCTTTCCATTGTTGTTGCGGCCTAGAGTATTCCCGTATTGCCTTTTACTGGCCGTGTACACGCGCTTTGCCGTCGACAAAGAGTGAAGTGATTAGTTGACAACTTTTTTCTTGTCCCTCCTCAAAAATCcaattcttttatttttcctctttGGAAATCCACGGCTAACAGGCACAAGCCAAAATGGCGACACGTTGATcctgttttttctaattatgCAGCCATTGTCTTTTCGCGTAACACAACTTAGAATTAATGCACATTTCTTCTTACACTTAAAACATGAGATTCTTTGAATATTAATCACAAATATTTCGCCTACTAAAACGCGTTCATCAATTTTTCACAAAAAACAATTAAATTTGATAACATACGTACTCTTATTGAACTTTTCAAGTTGACCAAGATTAATTACATTGTCTAGACATTCTGTAGCTCTGAATGCTACATGTCAAATTGTCTAGACATTCTGTAGCTCTGAATGCTACATTCGCCGCGCCGTTGTCTGGCAGCGTGTAATATGGGACTGATTTTGGAGGCTGCCTTATTGGTTGATGAAGTCCTTGGCTGGTATCATATcctaaaataaaacattttggtgaAAGAACTTCtataaaatttcagaaaataataCTCTGCCGTGTTTATTGCGGATAGACTTTACTCAACAAATTTGAACCGTAACataatttttgcaaaatttagaccatagaatttctgctacttaAATTAGATACGGAGTATTAGATTAGATAGTGTACCAAATTAAGTATTTTTAGCGGTTTAGTGTACGAAATTTAATTAAGGAATGAAGAGTGTGTGCACGTATTAAGGTGGCAAGTATCTGGAAAATCTGGTATTCAAATGTCATTAACTATTCAAGAGATCAATGTAAAAGGTTTGTTTCCAATTAACCGTCAGATACTACCAGCTAGGCTAGCTATAGAGATCCGAATACCTTAACGACCAGGCTTAATGGGCTCGTATTCCTTGTTCGTAGCGTGCATGCGCCTGGGAATTCCcgaccgcggccgccggcgcaaacagcatccatgcatgcaatgcaacacAGAGCTCGATCGGCTAACAgattcgtcttcttcttcttctttctcagGGGATCCGTCTGGTGCTCCGCAACTGGCACGAGGCCGCCATGTTCCGGCGGATGGGCATCGCCGTGGCGTGCCTACTGTGCGTGACCGTGGCGCTGGCGGTGGTGGCTCTCTTGGTAATGGGGCGCAGCAtgcggcggtcggcggcgcgggaggcggcgctaggcgccgaccTGGCCCGGCACAAGGAAGCGGTGCAGCAGGCGGAGCGCAAGAGCATGAACAAGAGCAACGCCTTCGCCAGCGCCAGCCACGACATCCGCTCGGCCCtcgctgccgtcgccggcctcATCGCCGTCTCCCGCCCCGAGGCCCGTGCCAACCCCGTCCTCGCCGACAACCTCTCTCAGATGGACGTCTGCACCAACAAGCTCCTCGGTacgccacgccacgccacgccaATCATCAACTTATAACATGTGTTTTATGCCGAGCATTTTGACAAACACCTTGGATGCATGGACGATGGCATGGATGCAGATATACTGAACTCGATCCTGGACATGGGCAAGGTGGAGTCGGGGAAGATGCAGCTGGAGGAGGTGGAGTTCACCATGGCGAAGGTGCTGGAGGAGTCCGTGGACATGGCGAACGTGACGGGGATGGCGAAAGGGATCGAGGTGGTGTGGGACCCTTGCGACTTCTCGGTGCTCCGctgcggcgccgtcgtcggcgaCTGCAAGCGGGTCAAGCAGATCCTCGACAACCTCCTGGGCAACGCCATGAAGTTCACCCACGAGGGCAACGTCGTGCTCCGGGCCTGGGCCAACCGCCccatcgcctccgccgccggtgcctgcGCCGACGAtagcagctgcggcggcgcgccctccaggctcgccggcgggctcTTCCGCCGCTGGAAGAAAGACGGCGGCTGCGCCGATCAGCAGAACTCCGCTGGCCCCAAGTCGTTGAGGAATCACCCCGACTCGGTCGAGTTTTATTTGGAGGTGGTTGATACTGGCGTGGGGATCCCCATGGAGAAGAGGCAGTCCGTGTTTGAGAACTACGTGCAGGTCAAGGAAGGCCATGGCGGCACCGGCCTCGGCCTTGGGATCGTCCAATCCTTCGTAAGCCACCTTCTTTTCATGTTTAAAATTTGAAGGTTTTCAAAGTGCAGACCGAGGAATTAAGGAATGAACGAGCGGTATGCAGGTTCGGCTGATGGGAGGGGAGATCAGCATAAAGTACAAGGAGCCAGGGGAAGCAGGGACGTGCTTCGGCCTGAACGTGTTCATGAAGCTCAAGGAGAGGCCGGCCGAGGGCGCCGTGGAAATCATGATCGACCAAGGGCCGTCGTCATCGTCCAGCGACGTGTACGAGAGCCGGCTGTTCAGGGAAGCCAGCTGCTTCAAGGGCTTGCACTGCGTGCTGCTCGTCCACGGCGCCGAGACCCGGCGGATCCTGCAGGCGTGGATGGAGAGTCTCGGGGTGAAGGTGTGGCTCGTTCCGGGCGCCGAGCTGCTCGCCGCGGCCATGGACAaggccgccaccggcgccggcggcgacggcgcggcggaccTGTGCTTCATCCCCAGGGAGATGCTGCCAATGGCGCGGCGGAACAGCAgcggccggggcggcggcggcggcaacggcaacggccACCACCACGCGTTCGGcctgctcgtcgtcgtcgacgtcACTGACGGGGGGTTCGACGCCATCTGCaggggggcggcggccatggtccCCCGGATCAAGGACCACAAACTCCCCTGCAGGCTCGTCTGCCTCACGGACGCCAAGACGTCCTCCAGGGACCTCCTTCGCTTCAAGCAAGCCGTCACCTGCGATCTCGAGCTGCGGAAGCCGATCCACGGCTCCCGGCTCTCGAAGCTCCTCGCCACCATGAAAGACCTCCACCAGTCCTACTACTCCCCATCCCAAGTCAGCCCCGGGATCAAAGGAAAAGCGGCGGTCGTGTATCAGGTCCAGGCCTCTGCCGCGGCGTCATCTGAGATCGAAGAGTTGCCAGTGGAGCCTCCCCGGCCCAAGGTTGACGCTGAGAGGAAGCCGCTAGAAGGGATGCGCGTGCTGCTGGCGGAGGACAGCAGAATGCTGCAGGCCATCCAGAAGAAGGTGCTCAACCTCCTTGGAGCGACCGTGGAGATAGCAGAGGACGGGTCCGTGGCTTTGGCCATGTTCAAGTCTGCCCTCGAGGAGGCCATTGGTGCTTCTTCACAGGGAAGTGCCGGTGCACTGGCCTTGCCTTACGATGTCGTCTTCATGGACTGCCTGGTACTATACTAAAACTCAATTTTGATTGTTTACTTCCCTACTTTGATTGTCCGGCAACAATGCATGAACTAATTCATCTATATTTTGTTTCAGATGCCGGAGATGAACGGCTATGAGGCGACCAGGCGCATACGAGAGGAGGAGAGCCGCCACGGCATCCGGACGCCGATCATTGCGCTGACCGCGCACTCATTGGAGGAAGGCTTGCAGGAGACCATCCAAGCCGGGATGGATCTCCACCTGACGAAGCCCATACTC
This is a stretch of genomic DNA from Brachypodium distachyon strain Bd21 chromosome 1, Brachypodium_distachyon_v3.0, whole genome shotgun sequence. It encodes these proteins:
- the LOC100824454 gene encoding uncharacterized protein LOC100824454; this encodes MAGSAEPAMDEPAGHQGSRPPWRRTVAIQAAICLALYAAFSLGDPQLQPRGGGGAAALGRGGRGGVSFLSVAGGTREPAKQARLLRQMEHIAKAYEVKLVLDVAQFGDDTLWQDGSMYFQTLKIPWYSATSHGQIVDNFLKKVKMPYDQVLEIIGVDTGPLQETLRDGKISNSSREQITWLEQSLALTSSNWKIVVGYDSLVICNEVHAAETTKFYEPLRRIFEKYAVNAYLSTGGFCGHFHQDNSMLYIRNPRPGYQTNLDGFLLHTLSSLGMESLFINLEGEVVQRSVVHQQGRGFM
- the LOC100824758 gene encoding probable histidine kinase 2, with the protein product MHMQVVHGALVIGLSLAYCFFSWHILEATSGAAASAMDAALAHVAGGMRPLLEANRSALAVANALPPITTNQSSLSYVGTTLFTAFAMQPAVAEMSYYAGPDGAAAFTYYRAADGQPRAQGIRLVLRNWHEAAMFRRMGIAVACLLCVTVALAVVALLVMGRSMRRSAAREAALGADLARHKEAVQQAERKSMNKSNAFASASHDIRSALAAVAGLIAVSRPEARANPVLADNLSQMDVCTNKLLDILNSILDMGKVESGKMQLEEVEFTMAKVLEESVDMANVTGMAKGIEVVWDPCDFSVLRCGAVVGDCKRVKQILDNLLGNAMKFTHEGNVVLRAWANRPIASAAGACADDSSCGGAPSRLAGGLFRRWKKDGGCADQQNSAGPKSLRNHPDSVEFYLEVVDTGVGIPMEKRQSVFENYVQVKEGHGGTGLGLGIVQSFVRLMGGEISIKYKEPGEAGTCFGLNVFMKLKERPAEGAVEIMIDQGPSSSSSDVYESRLFREASCFKGLHCVLLVHGAETRRILQAWMESLGVKVWLVPGAELLAAAMDKAATGAGGDGAADLCFIPREMLPMARRNSSGRGGGGGNGNGHHHAFGLLVVVDVTDGGFDAICRGAAAMVPRIKDHKLPCRLVCLTDAKTSSRDLLRFKQAVTCDLELRKPIHGSRLSKLLATMKDLHQSYYSPSQVSPGIKGKAAVVYQVQASAAASSEIEELPVEPPRPKVDAERKPLEGMRVLLAEDSRMLQAIQKKVLNLLGATVEIAEDGSVALAMFKSALEEAIGASSQGSAGALALPYDVVFMDCLMPEMNGYEATRRIREEESRHGIRTPIIALTAHSLEEGLQETIQAGMDLHLTKPILKENIVEAVSQICNS